A single genomic interval of Zingiber officinale cultivar Zhangliang chromosome 4A, Zo_v1.1, whole genome shotgun sequence harbors:
- the LOC121971582 gene encoding uncharacterized protein LOC121971582 isoform X2, translated as MKEDDIKIDDDDMQILSKDDVLQGKLVALILESSTNVVAYGTIVCINEPNKMLHGVSFPKNCMRVSIDEAVDKSRPLPYPIPSECEVIGDVIGTHVAWPQHLIVKQDEFTKAEYSQEEIDEY; from the exons ATGAAAGAAGACGACATTAAGATTGATGATGATGACATGCAGATTTTGTCTAAAGATGATGTTTTACAG GGTAAATTAGTTGCATTGATATTGGAATCTAGCACAAATGTTgttgcatatggtacaattgtttgtaTCAATGAACCGAATAAAATGCTTCATGGTGTTTCATTTCCCAAGAATTGTATGCGAGTCTCCATTGATGAAGCAGTGGATAAATCAAGacctttgccatatccaattccaagtgaatgtgaagtaattggtgatgtcATAGGAACCCATGTGGCTTGGCCACAACACTTGATagtgaagcaagatgag ttcacaaaagcggagtactctcaagaagaaattgatgag TATTAA
- the LOC121971582 gene encoding uncharacterized protein LOC121971582 isoform X1, which produces MKEDDIKIDDDDMQILSKDDVLQGKLVALILESSTNVVAYGTIVCINEPNKMLHGVSFPKNCMRVSIDEAVDKSRPLPYPIPSECEVIGDVIGTHVAWPQHLIVKQDEFTKAEYSQEEIDEVQSELAEYIEDHIYE; this is translated from the exons ATGAAAGAAGACGACATTAAGATTGATGATGATGACATGCAGATTTTGTCTAAAGATGATGTTTTACAG GGTAAATTAGTTGCATTGATATTGGAATCTAGCACAAATGTTgttgcatatggtacaattgtttgtaTCAATGAACCGAATAAAATGCTTCATGGTGTTTCATTTCCCAAGAATTGTATGCGAGTCTCCATTGATGAAGCAGTGGATAAATCAAGacctttgccatatccaattccaagtgaatgtgaagtaattggtgatgtcATAGGAACCCATGTGGCTTGGCCACAACACTTGATagtgaagcaagatgag ttcacaaaagcggagtactctcaagaagaaattgatgaggtgCAGTCTGAATTGGCGGAATATATagaagatcatatttatgagtag